A part of Paenibacillus sp. 481 genomic DNA contains:
- a CDS encoding sensor histidine kinase, with the protein MLLRNETEERAPYEYVSKISPWDSYYIDFYRSVRISKRDWFTIKSISVARVITNLISNTLRYNQAGTVLYVSCEQKEGNVILWIGDNGIGVSEQIKEYIFE; encoded by the coding sequence ATGTTGCTGAGAAATGAAACAGAGGAGAGAGCACCGTATGAGTATGTTTCGAAAATTTCACCGTGGGATAGCTATTATATTGACTTTTATCGTAGTGTCCGGATTAGTAAGCGGGACTGGTTCACTATCAAAAGTATCAGCGTCGCCCGTGTCATCACAAACTTAATTAGTAATACACTGCGATATAATCAAGCAGGAACTGTGCTATATGTATCATGTGAACAAAAAGAAGGAAATGTCATTCTGTGGATCGGAGATAATGGAATTGGCGTTAGTGAACAAATCAAGGAATATATTTTTGAATGA
- the pnuC gene encoding nicotinamide riboside transporter PnuC, with product MIKHPLFVIIACAISLGAGIYLGSSYIEIFASVVGVINVWLLARQKVINFLFGGIAVVCFMYIYFNSGLYAMVVLAALQLLFNIYGWYYWMKNKGEEDVTPTIRLSAKGYLIWTSVILASWGIWSYIQVKFTDASNPYLDALIAVIGLAAQYLLSKKILENWHLWILMNGISIVVYFYSGLYVLIMLAVINLILCIDGLIEWKQHHEANQEREGATGTGF from the coding sequence ATGATTAAACATCCTTTGTTCGTTATTATTGCTTGTGCTATCAGTTTAGGGGCGGGCATTTATCTAGGTTCTTCGTACATTGAAATATTTGCTTCTGTCGTGGGCGTTATCAACGTATGGTTGTTAGCAAGACAAAAAGTTATCAATTTCCTATTTGGCGGAATCGCAGTTGTGTGCTTTATGTACATTTACTTTAACTCAGGTCTATACGCGATGGTCGTTCTGGCGGCGTTGCAGTTGCTCTTTAACATTTATGGTTGGTACTATTGGATGAAAAATAAAGGTGAAGAAGATGTTACGCCAACGATTCGTTTGTCGGCAAAGGGCTATTTGATCTGGACCAGTGTTATTTTGGCATCATGGGGGATCTGGTCATACATTCAAGTGAAGTTTACGGATGCGAGCAATCCTTATCTGGATGCGTTAATCGCGGTCATTGGCCTCGCAGCGCAGTACTTGTTGAGTAAAAAGATTTTGGAGAACTGGCATTTGTGGATTTTGATGAACGGAATTTCTATCGTGGTGTATTTCTACTCTGGCTTGTATGTGCTGATTATGTTGGCCGTTATCAACTTGATCTTGTGCATCGACGGCTTAATCGAATGGAAGCAACATCATGAAGCAAACCAAGAGCGTGAAGGTGCAACGGGTACAGGCTTCTAA
- the deoD gene encoding purine-nucleoside phosphorylase: MSFHIEAKVGDIAEAILLPGDPMRAKYIAEHYLEDAVCYNRIRGILGYTGTYKGKRISVQGTGMGMPSMSIYATELVNDYGVKNLIRIGSSGSYHPEVKHMDLVLGTAVSTSSAMFKHEFENFSYAPAANFGLLRAAYDMGEKLNLPVRAGLVQTEDHFYDGNAPMYEKLAQYQVLACDNETAALYMVAAKYNARALSILTVTDHMLTDQTITPEERETSLHDMIQLGLETAITL, from the coding sequence ATGAGTTTTCATATTGAAGCAAAAGTAGGCGACATTGCCGAGGCGATACTGCTTCCCGGCGATCCGATGCGTGCGAAATATATTGCGGAACACTATTTGGAGGATGCCGTCTGCTATAACCGTATCCGCGGTATCCTTGGGTACACGGGGACATATAAAGGCAAGCGCATTTCGGTTCAAGGAACGGGAATGGGCATGCCGTCGATGTCGATTTATGCGACCGAGTTGGTTAATGACTACGGGGTGAAGAACTTGATTCGAATCGGATCAAGTGGTTCATATCATCCTGAAGTCAAGCATATGGATCTTGTACTAGGTACAGCAGTGTCCACAAGCTCGGCGATGTTCAAACATGAATTCGAGAATTTCTCCTACGCACCGGCGGCTAACTTTGGACTGTTGAGGGCAGCGTATGATATGGGGGAGAAGTTGAACTTACCAGTGAGGGCTGGACTTGTCCAGACGGAGGATCATTTTTATGATGGCAATGCACCTATGTATGAGAAGTTGGCTCAGTATCAAGTATTAGCGTGCGATAATGAGACAGCCGCATTGTATATGGTCGCTGCCAAATACAACGCCCGAGCGTTGTCCATTCTTACGGTTACGGATCATATGTTGACGGATCAGACCATTACTCCTGAGGAGCGTGAGACGTCTCTTCATGACATGATCCAATTGGGACTAGAGACAGCTATTACGTTGTAA
- a CDS encoding DUF4180 domain-containing protein: protein MNIQKVETGGANIAVVSSSEILIEDVQSALDLMATVRYETDCDRFVLHKSVLNESFFDLKTRLAGEILQKFINYHVKVAIVGDFTAYSSKSLRDFIYECNNGKDIFFLPTEQQAIEKLSLLK, encoded by the coding sequence ATGAATATACAGAAAGTAGAAACAGGCGGAGCAAATATTGCAGTCGTGAGCAGCAGCGAGATATTAATAGAGGATGTTCAGTCAGCATTGGATCTGATGGCAACCGTTCGATATGAAACAGACTGCGATCGATTTGTGCTGCATAAATCGGTGCTCAATGAAAGCTTTTTCGATTTGAAAACGCGCCTTGCAGGCGAAATCCTGCAAAAGTTCATCAATTATCATGTGAAGGTTGCGATTGTAGGAGATTTCACGGCGTACTCCAGTAAAAGCTTGCGAGATTTCATCTATGAGTGTAATAACGGAAAGGATATCTTTTTCTTGCCGACGGAACAACAGGCGATTGAAAAGTTAAGCTTGTTGAAGTAG
- a CDS encoding TetR/AcrR family transcriptional regulator, whose amino-acid sequence MPSTVNKPLDPRIKRTLLVIRDALISLMDEKGFAPISVRDLTARAQINRATFYLHYQDKYDLLDKVVSEMLQEFHTTIQLPPAFEAEDFCMDSDIPPHSFILQLEHIAANASFYKVMLGVNGLPGFAGRMEQAISTALYHRSALAQPRDEQLKVPREMIIRYTTSAHLGIIMQWLENDLIYTPKYMAKQLKRLHLLGPTNLYS is encoded by the coding sequence ATGCCATCTACGGTCAACAAACCGCTTGATCCGCGTATCAAACGAACCCTACTGGTGATCAGAGATGCACTGATTTCGTTAATGGACGAGAAGGGCTTCGCTCCTATATCCGTTCGCGATCTTACGGCGCGGGCACAAATTAACCGCGCTACCTTCTATCTCCATTACCAAGACAAATATGATCTCTTGGACAAAGTCGTCAGCGAAATGCTGCAAGAATTCCACACCACGATTCAGCTCCCGCCCGCTTTCGAAGCCGAAGATTTTTGCATGGATTCGGATATCCCGCCGCATTCGTTCATTCTCCAGCTCGAACATATCGCTGCCAATGCTTCATTTTATAAAGTCATGCTTGGCGTAAATGGATTGCCTGGCTTTGCGGGACGAATGGAACAAGCCATTAGTACTGCTTTGTATCATCGCTCCGCTTTAGCTCAGCCTCGCGATGAGCAGCTGAAGGTTCCGCGTGAAATGATTATCCGTTACACGACCTCCGCACATCTCGGCATTATTATGCAATGGTTGGAGAACGATTTAATATATACGCCTAAATATATGGCCAAACAGTTGAAGCGTCTACATTTGCTGGGCCCTACTAATCTTTACAGTTAA